In a genomic window of Oncorhynchus kisutch isolate 150728-3 linkage group LG9, Okis_V2, whole genome shotgun sequence:
- the paqr9 gene encoding membrane progesterone receptor epsilon: MAMTTKQQVLLRTEQVERVQPLNRDLLEPSNYQTVRPPPRPIMFLNCGQLLPPLLRHADVPARITESFILSGYRFPNYSLAQCLLSAFQPTNETGNFWTHFLPVFIFAFYFQEPFGLEGAPPTSDPFFYPLWNYFMGVLCLLMASSMAHLLNSMSLVIREVCFFVDYGTISAYTVGSSLAYYYYIHPRAGILELGIGRHNNTHQDPSSSSSSLSSAMPEFSVFFETLYIPSSCLVAIICVLACCNTRQRWRTYRYIIRTLVFLLPFLVASTPIFYRLLHSSPYLPTSSSFSSSASMAQFFCRHCFWLVVSAMFNISKIPERLSPGRFDIWGHSHQWFHVCTFLSILDELHMINGEVRAILLHPVLVVPPATPPHLPGPTLASTYGVMLVLQASIASIIAWFSWCANSIYKPQGDQLEKVFLSKRHLKCH; the protein is encoded by the coding sequence ATGGCAATGACGACAAAACAACAAGTGCTTTTAAGGACCGAGCAAGTAGAGCGTGTTCAACCTCTCAACAGAGATTTATTGGAGCCAAGCAATTATCAAACAGTCCGTCCTCCTCCTCGTCCAATCATGTTCTTGAATTGCGGCCAATTGCTGCCACCCCTGCTGCGGCACGCGGATGTCCCAGCCCGCATCACTGAGAGCTTCATACTGTCCGGTTACCGCTTCCCCAACTACAGCCTCGCCCAATGCCTGCTCTCGGCCTTTCAGCCCACCAATGAGACCGGCAACTTCTGGACCCATTTCCTGCCAGTCTTCATCTTTGCCTTCTACTTCCAGGAGCCGTTCGGTTTGGAAGGCGCTCCGCCCACCTCCGACCCTTTCTTCTACCCGCTGTGGAACTACTTCATGGGGGTGTTGTGCCTGCTGATGGCTAGCAGCATGGCTCACCTCCTCAACTCCATGTCTCTGGTCATAAGAGAGGTGTGCTTTTTTGTGGATTATGGAACCATCAGTGCTTACACCGTCGGGTCTTCGTTGGCCTATTACTACTATATTCACCCCAGAGCGGGGATCCTGGAATTGGGGATTGGGAGACACAACAACACCCACCAGGACCCTtcttcatcatcgtcatcattgtCCTCGGCCATGCCAGAGTTCAGCGTGTTTTTCGAGACCTTGTACATCCCCAGCTCCTGCCTGGTGGCCATCATCTGTGTCTTGGCCTGCTGCAACACCCGCCAGCGCTGGAGGACCTACCGCTACATCATACGTACCCTGGTATTCCTTCTGCCCTTCCTCGTGGCCTCCACGCCCATCTTCTACcgcctcctccactcctccccctaCCTGCcgacctcctcctccttctcctcctccgcctccatGGCCCAGTTCTTCTGCCGACACTGCTTCTGGCTGGTGGTGTCAGCCATGTTCAACATTAGCAAGATCCCTGAACGACTGTCACCGGGTAGGTTTGATATCTGGGGGCATAGTCACCAGTGGTTCCACGTCTGCACCTTCCTGTCCATTCTCGATGAACTTCATATGATCAACGGGGAGGTGAGGGCTATACTCCTCCACCCAGTCCTGGTGGTGCCCCCAGCCACCCCTCCACACCTCCCCGGCCCCACCTTAGCCTCCACCTACGGGGTGATGCTGGTCCTCCAGGCCTCCATCGCCTCCATCATCGCCTGGTTCTCCTGGTGCGCCAACAGCATCTACAAACCCCAGGGAGACCAGTTGGAGAAAGTATTCCTCTCTAAAAGACATCTAAAGTGTCACTGA